Genomic window (Geotrypetes seraphini chromosome 6, aGeoSer1.1, whole genome shotgun sequence):
GAGATCTTGAAATAGAAGAGGAGCATGTTTATGACTTAATTACATCTTTGCTACTCCTAGGACACTTCACGTTAAGTAGAGCTTTGTCATGCAGTTGGGTTGATCCTGCAGAAGGCCCTCATTTCTTTTCCCTATGTGGTTtgcatgtttttccttcctttcctctttccTTACTTTTAGTCTGGATGCCACTTAGTTCTGTTTGCGCAGCTTTAGCGACAGAGAAAGTGTGaactaagtaaataaataaaaatattgtttTGTGCTACACCCAGAATTATGCTGCATCCATGACAGTCTAagaaagtggttctcaaccctgtcctggggaccccccagctagcctaatgaatatgcatgagagagatttgcatataatgggagtgacaggtatgcaaatctctctcatacatagtcattagggatatcttgaaaacccggctggctggggggtccccaggacagggttgatatCAAAGTAAAGAAAGAAGGTTTTCCTCATTCCTCATCCTGAGGAAAATTCAATTCTCCTTTAATAATAAAGCCTGGGGCTGATCCTCCGCCTGCAGCAGTCACAATGCCAGTCGCCATGGGTAAAAAAGCACTGGTTGTTCAACGCCAGCATCCAAATACAAGCGAGTGGTAACTAGCAATGCTGTCCAGGTAATGGTGATATTCAGATTGCTCAACGGATAACATGAgaccaaatttgtccctgtccctgtggataaccgcagaaaaccatcccgtgtcattcttcaatgcaaggcttgagggtcagtggctgggcccattcagactctgattcttccctctctccttaaagaatgacacaaggaTGGTTTCCTTGTGGTTATCCAAGGGGAAAGcaacaaattctgtcactgtgtcactCTGTAGTGTCACCATCCCTGTCTccgctggaaaccatcccgtgtcattctttagtgtctctctcaaactcggtccttctacactagcattcttcaatgcagggcttgagggtcagtggctgggcccattcagactctgattcttccctctctccttaaagaatgacacaaggaTGGTTTCCTTGTGGTTATCCAAGGGGAAAgcgacaaattctgtcactgtgtcactCTGTAGTGTCACCATCCCTGTCTccgctggaaaccatcccgtgtcattctttagtgtctctctcaaactcggtccttctacactagcattcttcaatgcagggcttgagggtcagtggctgggcccattcagactctgattcttccctctctccttaaagaatgacatggggatggtctCATGCAGTTATCCAaggggatggtgacaaattctgtcactgtgtcattctctaaaacttCGAGCTTCCCAAAGGACCATCCTGGCTCTAACCATATAATGTCAAGGCTGTCAGAGGGAATAATCAATGATGCTATCCTTTGATTATATTGTATGAAAGCACCACTTCTTTATCAATTTAATCATCTTTATTTCTGATGCAAATCACAAACATTGATCAGCTAAGCCGAGCAGGTCTGGTAACATTGTGATGGAACACCTTCAAAACCCTTTGTCGAATCTGTTTTGTTTTCAAGCCATAGACAAGAGGGTTCAGGACGGGAGGGACCAGGAGGTAGACGTTGGCCATGGCGATAGCGATGCTTGGGGCGGAATGCTTGCCAAAGCGATGGACCATGGAGAGCCCAATAAAGGGGATATAGAAAATTAGCACAGCACAGAGATGGGAGATACAGGTGCTGAAGGTCTTGAGTCGGGCCTCCCAGCTGAGTCTGAGAACCGCCTTCAGAATCAGGAAGTATGATAAGAAAATTAACAGGGAGTCCACCCCCATTGCCGAAATAATGACAATGAGGCCATAGATGATATTAACACTGATGTCAGCACAGGAGAACTTCATCACATCCTGATGTAAGCAATATGAGTGGGATAGCACGGTGGCCTTACAGTATGGCAACCTATTAATGAGGCAGGGCAAGGGAGCCATGAGTGCCGCCCCTCGGATTACAGCCACCAGCCCTATTTTGGCTACGACTGAGCCAGTGAGGATGGAAGCATGTCTTAGGGGGTTGCAAATGGCAACATAACGATCGTAGGCCATGGCCACAAGGATAGTGGATTCCGTAGCTGAGAGGGAGTGAATGCAGTACATCTGTACTAGGCAAGCATTGAAGGAGATTTCTCTGGCATTAAACCAGAGGATCCCCAACATTTTGGGTATCACTGAATTGACCACAAGGATGTCAATGGCTGCGAGCATTGCGAGGAAGAAGTACATGGGCTCATGGAGGCTAGACTCCGTTTTGATGATGAATACAATGGTGCAGTTCCCCGTGATTGCAATCAGGTAAATGCAGCACAGAGGGAAGGAGATCCAGAATTGGGCCTCACCCAGGCTAGGAAAGCCAATCAAGATGAACGCAGTGAAACCTGTGTCAGAGGTTACGTTGAGTGCTGACATGCTGGATCGAAATATCTTCATGTCCTACAATTAAGAGACCGATAGATTCATCAGTATTGAAAAGCAGATAATAACATCTGATATCCAGATAAATGCTGCTGACTgggatattcagaggcactatcctcttgcaatttaacaattttgtgtcatcagcaaatttaatgttctctcagggttccTGCAGCTGGCTATCATGCTGGCtacaggtttctgggtctcactgcgtcttgtcaggtagaaccaacagtttcagccatcatgctgtggctttcttcagggtatgctgtgagggctgcagtttgtctttatacaataggtcctcaaacctgattggttggggcttgagatgaatgaggcaggaaagtcagttggtcaccaatttgaattttggtgagaAAGTCAGTTGGTTACAAATTTGAAACCTGTAACCAGCATGACGCCAGCTGCAAAAACCCTGAGAGACCATATAACCCAGCTtcatggggagaacatctttaaactcaccagagacttttccattccaTGGGAAAAAGAGACCAATTGATTTTcctaccaaaattcaaattggtgaccaacggactttcctgcctcattcacctcaagccccaaccgattgggtttgaggacctactatataaagacaaactgcagacttcacagcatgccctgaagaaagccacagcatgatgactgAAACATCGGTTCTGCTTGACCCGGAAAAATGCAACCAGCAAATTTAATGATCTTActggttattcccatctctagatcattgataaatatggtaaaaaaaaaacagcggTCCCAGCCCCACTATTTATCAAAATACAATCCTCCCTCTGAAATCTATGCAGAATAGCTATCaatcaatttaaaaaacacagataaatttaaagaaataaattttCTATTTGGAAGGAGGAAAAGTCTCAGATTCCTGTCTATTATGATAAAGTTTATATGTTAATCAATCAGGTCAATTCTTAAATGTGGTAAAGTTAACCAAGGTCATCCTCTTTTCTACAAGTTAAATCCCTCCCTATACCTCCTGCATCCCTCTGGCACTAGACAATGTCATCACACCATTTCCCTCCTTTGAAATCATCAGATAGAATCAGTGTTTCAGCCCAAATGCAGAACTCTGCAAGCTTTTAAATGTATAATTCCGCCAAGAACTCAACCATTCCTCAAGGTTCTTAAAGcacctctcataagaacataagaattacctctgccgggtcagagcagaggtccatcgtgcccagcagtctgcacccgcagcggccccccaggtccatgacctgtaagtactCTCATTTCACCACTGGAGTTCTCAACCTTTGCATCATTCCCAAAGCTTCCTTAGGTGCAACTGCAATGCCACTTATGTGCATCCTTATGAAATAGCATTCAGTTAATTTGGTGTCGTTTGTACACATAAGTGTGCGCTTACCCATTTCTGTaaagtagtaacatagtagatgttgACACAGAAAGGCCTACATGgttcattcagtctgcccaacagtcacactcacgatgaatgtggtataaaagtaCTTTGATCCTGGTCTTTCTTTGCCATTTGAagtactggagttgccattgaatctggggaagggggaaaacGTGGACCTTGCGGACCTAAacccacacgtccttaaaaatctgagatccGTGCCACTTTTTATGTGTAATCAATTTTTCTCTTCAAACAGAAAAGCAACCTACAAAGTACAGGCAACTGTGGAATAACAACAAAGTAGAACCAAAATACAAAATAGACTAAACCTAGCAcccgccacttttagtctcagcatagggagggagaagcattaggatctgtcagTTAATTGTcacagaggtctgtcagagccataacctaggctgagactaaaagtggcacagacttcaggtttagatccgcaaggtccgtgtTTTACTCCTTCCCCCCAATCTGTCTTGTCTTATACTAGGAAAAAATAGCAAAGCTAaagacaaaactgaaaggagctactTTAAGGGCAACAGACCTAATTTGTAAGGAAATAAAAGTATGAGGAAAATAAGGATGGATTTGGTTCTCAAAATAGTAGctgaaaaagtaaacaaaaagagTTTAGCCTTCATACAGTaaaagaagaagacaggcaacaATATCTGGAAAAGCAAAGAGAAGCTGGTAAAGCAGTCAGAAAAGCTaagatgcaaatgaaagaaaaaaaatagccaatAAGGTAAAATGGGGggacaagaatttttttttagatatgttagcgAATGAAGGAGGTACAAAGGTGAAAGGGAGAAACATGTAGAAGCTAATAAAGACAGGGCTAAATTGCTtagcaaatatttctgttctatgtttaCAGCTGAAGGGTcaggagcaggactgcagaaggcAAACACAAACTAGGTATGGAGGTGTGCTAGGACCTGAACGATTTtcagaggagctagctaaacgAATGGTGGAACCAGATGGCATACATCGGAGGGAACTTAGGGAAAGTTCTGGGCGGCTCCACTAGCTGAcatttttcaatgcttctctagggCTGGGAGTGTACCGGAGGACTGTAGAGGGAcggatgtggtctctctccacaaCAGCGaaagtaaggaagaggtagggaacACAGGCCAGTAAATCGGACTTCTCTAGTAAATAAAATATtgcaaacacttttaaaatacaCAATAGTTATCAATATAAAAAGGGATACATTTGTCATTTAATGACATTAATTATGTCTTCTTCCAATTAACCCCTtctcccctttttatgaagccgcattaggcttttttgttatcgctggccatggtggtactaatgatctggattagccaccattgaggacaggctactgggctagatggaccattggtctgacccaggaaggctcttcttaggttcttatggaattcctatgagtatcgaaGCTTTTACCGCCGCatccggcaataaaaaagcctaatgaggtttcataaaggggagggggggtaatttTGTTACCTGAAAAAGAGGATCTGCAGTATAAATTCTTTTGTTCGATTCAGTTGTTTTCAATCTAAACACTCTGAAGCTAATAGTTCTCCGTTAGATACGTCACTATCGTTATCTCTTAAAGTTATTTTAGCTTCAGGAAGAATTTAAATCTTGCTAATCATATTTCATGGTGGAATATGGTGAACCTTACCTATAGGTATGAGGCATATTTAGCCAAGAAATCAAATATTGCTCATTGTTCTATGTTAAAATGGTCTGCTttgaaaaattatataaaatactCATTTGTTTTAATTGCTCGGGTTATTACATTAAGTTGGATCCTTTAATTTATGTATGTTATGCTTTGTTTCCATAAATGGGAAACATTTTTACTatgttgggattttttttcatatgttacatGTTGTTTATTCTTTGCaaaatctttaataaaaattCTAAGACTTAAAAAACCCAGACaatggtgaagtttctagaatccatTGGATTATGGAACCCAAAGCAACAtggtttcactagaggcaggttttgtcaattctttgactgggtggcctgagaattggatagagggagagcgctaGATGTGCTGTATTTAGACTTTAACACAACTCTACACAGAccactaataaataaactgactgggttaggaactggttgaatggaggACGACAGAGGAGCTCGCTCTGAGGCAGTGGTGGGCTACAAGCTCCTGTTCTTGGGCTGCTTCTTTTTAAGATTTTTGTAAGCGATACCACTGCCAGATGCATGtcgtgctgtacattaaacatgcaagagatggtccctactcaaaagagcttacaatctaatgatgacagacacacaggacacaggGTGGATCAATATAAACTGTTCATGAAGGGtagggctacagagggaatgagaaataAATATAGTGTATAACAAGTGGGAAGGGTTAGGACCTAAACGTagctttgagcctggatttgaatactgccagagatgtgCCTGGcgtactgattcaggcaggttgttccaagctTACGGAGCAACAAGGCAGAAGAGGTGGAGTCAGGAGTTGTCAGTAGAGgcgaagggtacagacaagagagacttactcGAAGAACAGAATTCCTGTGGTGGGCTGAAGAATGTTTATGGACGAAAGAGGAGTgcgacttgggtgtgatagtgtgtgttgatcttaaggtggctaaacaggttgaaaaggagatGGCGAAAGATAGAAGGACGCTAgggaaaggaggtattgatgcccctgtataagactctggtgagatctcatttagaatattgtgtacaattctggagaccacaccttaaaaagatataaacaggatggagacgGTCCAGATGGCGGCTATTAAATTGGTCAGTGGTCCCCATCATAATACAtatagatctcaatctgtatactttggaagaaagggggagaggggagatatgatagagatgtttaaatacttatatgataatgtacaggaggtgagatGCTCTGGAATAAAGTGGCTAGGGTAATGTGAATGGGGAGACACGCAGAAGGAAAAGTTCTcggtccaaccaagaagaggatgatgtggagacatgaaacgtacaagttttCAAAAACTGGCTGAAGAAGGTGTGATATCCTACAAGTAATCAAACAATTACAGCTGGCAGCTGGGCTACATCCTGGCCATGTAGACAGAAataactgggcagactggatgacccAGTGGGTCTAATCTGTTGATATTAAGTAAACTGGTGAGCAGAAAAGTTACGTGCACAAAACTCTCGAAATAATCAGTGGAACTTGAGCACATGATTACTTTGCTGGTTACAATTATATGCTTTAAGGCAGCCTTTCACCTAAACCAGACTCTTGTGCAATACTTAATCTGCTACCAGTGAGTGAAGAAAGTAGAACTACGTTTTAGGAAGGTCTCCCCTTTAGCATCTGTTTATTTGGTTAAATCTTCCATGCACTATGAATTAAGAGACACAAAATTTACCTGCAGAGTTGAGGAGAGGGGATTTTGTCTGGTTAACTCCAAAAGTTCATCTTTCTCATGTCAGCATTCCAATACTATCAAAATTACATTTTAGCCTCTGATATCTTCAGCTGCTGGTGAACATAAGAGCTGCTCTACAGGGTCAGAGCAAAGGTCTCTCTAGTgtagcccaacatcctgtttctaGCGGTGACTAATCCAGCGTTATGTTGGTATCTTGGCGATTCTCATCCTTTGTGCTCCAAGTTTGAAGGCGCTTCCAGAATTATTGAAAAATAACATCGTTCGTTATTCATCAAATAGATCATTGCATTCTGAGAATTTGGCTTTACTGAAgacgactgtgaatccaaggcttgttgatactggagttaaaatatggaactctttggtgggtcagatacggaATTGACATGAAAAGGGTACGTTTAGAAAATGACTtaaaacgcagttatttgtagatgctaTTTTTAGGCATAATCTGCTTCTTTGGCAGAAttgtgtttaagcctgttacattaatgggtgctagaatagatgtctgtctgttttttttttctttgtctctctctccttggacgctgtctgtctgtctgtcatttgttctgtctgtgtctcttcctggtcccctgtctgtctgtctgtctgtctccctggccccctgtctacctgtatttctctgttgcgccatgcctgcctgtctctccgtagcccccttctgttccccccctcccagagcaaagcatgattgctttctgccccccagcacacccctccccctaaagcagccccctttccctctcccccttcacttcttaccagcatgggaccacatgattgctgtctgcccccagtacacccctcctcccaaagcagccccctttccctctcccctgttgtgccatgcctgcctgctgcATGGCCTCCTTCTGTCCCCCCCCatgattagtaaaaggagccctaaatcttattctgtttttccttccttttattaaagttcctgtaaaccgtgccgagctatATCTTTATAGAGAATGCGGGTACATAaaattaaggtttagtttagacatGTTTTTAAggttgtttttatgtttattttatcatgtttctgttttaaaactatgtatagaaattttttaaatcaataaaaataataaataattttacTCCCTTTATTCAGCCCAGGCAATCTGGATGTAAATTCTGGCCACACACATCAGCCTATGTCAAGCCCAAAGTACCCACATACAACACAATCTTCATTTGCTACGTGGATAACACA
Coding sequences:
- the LOC117362321 gene encoding olfactory receptor 51E1-like; the protein is MKIFRSSMSALNVTSDTGFTAFILIGFPSLGEAQFWISFPLCCIYLIAITGNCTIVFIIKTESSLHEPMYFFLAMLAAIDILVVNSVIPKMLGILWFNAREISFNACLVQMYCIHSLSATESTILVAMAYDRYVAICNPLRHASILTGSVVAKIGLVAVIRGAALMAPLPCLINRLPYCKATVLSHSYCLHQDVMKFSCADISVNIIYGLIVIISAMGVDSLLIFLSYFLILKAVLRLSWEARLKTFSTCISHLCAVLIFYIPFIGLSMVHRFGKHSAPSIAIAMANVYLLVPPVLNPLVYGLKTKQIRQRVLKVFHHNVTRPARLS